TGGCGGCTGACTTCTGCCATAACGGCTAAGGCCGAAGACACATAATCCCACTGCCCTTCATCCATCCAGTCCATGACTTTATCTTCATTTAATTGACCAGATACGTGAAGCTTCATCACTTCATCAAAGGGATCAACTTTTTGTTCCTCAGCCTCTAAACCCAGCTGTTCCTCATCATCAATACGTTTTTTGACTTCCCCTTTGATCATGTCAATCACGTCTTCGGGTAAATCTTTACGTTTTTCCAATACAGCCAACAGGTTATCAGCCAAATAATAGGCCATCCGCTTTGCCGCATTGGCACTTAATTGCGGACGATGGACCAAAGGAGCATGCCAGGCAGCCACATCCTTTGCCCGATCAGCCAACAGGTCCAGCGCATCTTCACGGATTTGGGCACTGTCATTACCCAGCAGGTCCCCGATGGCCGTTACCTCATTTGTTGCAATCACCGCATCAGAGATCGCTTCGGATACAAAATTACGCTTGGAAATCGCACTTAACGCCCCATCGGCATAGGAAGACGAAATAATTTCCAGAAGGTCTTCATCACTTAAAACCGGGGAAAACTGCAAAACCGGACCGGCCACAACCAGTTCAATATCTTTTGCCAGTTGCTTGATCAGTCCCTTTGGTGCATCAGCAACATCTTTTAAAGTTTCCGAGAGAATCTGGCGGACCAATGTGGCCTGATCACGTGAAAGCACCATCAGGGCATCATAGGTTAAAGACTTAATCTTATCACGTTCAGCATCGGAAATATCCGGTGCCAGCTTGGCAATCTTTTCCGTCAGGCCAACACGAACCTTTTCTTCACAATCGCGTGCCAACAACAAATCAGCCTGACGCGGAGTCGTCGGGTTCACAGCGATACAACGACGAACCTCAATTTCCTTATCTTCCGCCAAAAAATAAAGAATTTCCGGGCGCAGGTCCCGGCGTTCAGCCAATTGACAGCGCACACGTACATCCGGATGGGCAGCTAACTGCTGCATTTCCTCATAAGATAGGTTTTCCTTATGGACGAGCTTACGATCAATCACGGTTATTTCTCGGTTTGTTATCTCTATTTAAGCACCTTACCTTATGATTTTGCGCAAGTTTCTCCCAATCTTCAACAAAAAACAAAAAGCGATGGACCAATTGATCCATCGCTTTTTTAATTTTGCGTACACTGACGACAGTGTCGCGGCGTTCCCGACAAAAGAGGGTCGCAGGATAAGTTGCGCGCGCCTTATTTGATGCCGAAGCCAGAGAAACGCTTGTTGAATTTCGCCAGCTGGCCCCCGGAGTCGAGCAGACGGTGTACACCAGTCCAGGCCGGGTGAGATTTCGGGTCGATGTCCAGTTTCATAACGTCACCTTCTTTGCCCCAAGTAGAGCGAGTTTCGAAAGTAGAACCGTCAGTCATTTGAACTGTAATTGTGTGGTAATCAGGATGAATATCTTTTTGCATTTTTCGTCTCAATTTTGTTGCCATGCCAAGCAGGGCAAGGTTGTCGGGAAAACGAGGCGCCTATATAACCACAATGTTAAAACTGTGCAAGGCATTCTTTGCATTTTTATGCAAATCAGCTTGTGACAGACAGGCATGGTTGCTATATCGTGCCTAAATCGTAAGCTTTATGGGGATTTACCATGTCACTGGACGAAAGCCAATACCATAAACTGGCAGATGAACTGCTGGAAATGCTCTTTGACGGGCTGGATGAAGCCATTGGCGATGAAGCCGATGTCGACCTGCAAGACGGGATTCTCAATATCGAATTTGATGCCGGTGGTGTCTATATCATCAACAAAAACGCTCCCAATAAAGAAATCTGGCTGGCGTCCCCTAAAAGCGGGGCAAGCCATTATGCCTATAAAGAAGGCGCATGGATGGGCACACGTGCCGACGTCAACCTGCTTGAATTGCTTAATGACGAGCTGAAAGTCTCTTTATCATGAACCCGGTTCTGGTCGAAGTCACCCGTGGTGATACGGTTGAAAGCCGCCATAGCGGCGCATTTTGTGTCTCAAACGGTGCAGGTGATATCCTGCTGTCCCAAGGTGACATTGACCAGCCTGTTTTCCCTCGCTCCAGCATCAAGGCCATTCAGGCCCTTGCCATGATGGAAAGCGGGGCTGCTGACGCCTTTGGCTTTAGCGATGAAGAACTTGCCCTCGCCTGTGCCTCCCACGGTGGTGAGGTTGCCCATACCGGGGTGGCACAGTCCATGCTCAACAAAATGGGGCTTACAAAAGAGCTTTTGCAATGCGGGTCACACTGGCCGATGAATGAAGAGGCTGGGCGGGCCTTGGCGATGGAAGGGGAAACACCCAATCCCTTGCACAATAACTGTTCGGGCAAACATTCCGGCTTTCTGGCCTACCTGAAACATATGAAAGTCACCCCCAGGGGTTACACGCAGATAGACCACCCTTTGCAACAAGCTATCAAGAAAGCTCTGGAAGAGGTTTGTGAAACGGACCTGAGCAATGCCCCTGTCGGCATTGATGGTTGTGATATCCCCACATGGGCCATCCCCCTTAAAAACCTTGCTCTTGGTTTTGCAAAATATAGTGATCCGGTAACATATTTCACGCCAGAACGTGCCAAAGCCGTCACACGTCTCAATAAAGCCATCTTCACCTACCCTTATATGGTCGCAGGTAAAGACCGTTATGACACCAGCCTTATGGAAGCCTTCCCCAGTCAGGTTTTTGCCAAAGTCGGAGCAGAAGGTGTCTTTACAGCTTTTATCCCCAAACGTGATATCGGGATTGCCGTCAAATGTGATGACGGGGCCTTTCGTGGGGCAGAACATATCCTGACAGCTGTGTTGGAAGACCTGAAAATTTTCAGTAAAGATGACTTTGACAAAGCTGGTATCGCCCATCTTTATGCAACACCGCTGCTCAACCGCAATGGTAAGGTCGTTGGCGAAGTCCGCCGCGCTTTTTAATTTACTCTGTGGCTTCCACAGCCTTTGGGGCACGGCTTGATCCCAGCTTGGCAAAAGCAATCACTGTGATCACCAGCATAATCCCCATACCCGCAAAGTAAGGCATATCGCGCCCCATTTGGGCAAACAGAACACCCGCTGAAATAGGGCCGAGCACACGAGCCAAAGTGACCGCAGATCGCGTTGCCCCCATCACCGCGCCCCGTTCGGTTTCTGCAGCCTCCAATGAGATCAGACTATTGAGAGACGGCGTTGATAAGGCAAAACCAATCGCCAAAATCATGGTGGCCCCGGCCAACATCACCGTTGTTTCACAAAATGGGATCAAGCCTAAACCAAGCCCAAGACACAACGTCCCAAAGACCACCAGCTTGCCTTCACCAAATTTCTTGGACAAGCGCCCAATCAAGCCCCCTTGGATAACAGCACTGATCACCCCAAGAAAGGCAAAAAGATAGCCATTTTGTTCCGGCCCCCAATTAAATTCGCGTCGTGTCCACATGGCAAAGGTGGTTTCCATTCCGGCAAAAACAAAAATACAACCAAAAGACAGCATGACCAGCAAACCCAAGCGCGGGCGCGTCAGGGTTTCAAAGAAAGATTTCCAATGATTGCGTGGGCCTAAAGCCGCAATTTTTTCACGAATTTCATCAGAAAGGGATTCTTTCAACTTTACCAAAGCAATCACAAAAGCAATAGCTGACAAAACAGCTGCACACAAAGCCGGAAGCTGGAAGTTTGCATTAGCTGGATCACTACCGGCCAAGATCCCACCAATGGCAGGCCCCATAATAAAGCCAAGCCCAAAGGCTGCACCAATCACCCCCATGCCCTTTGCCCGGTTTTCAGGGGTGGTAATATCGGTAATATAGGCAAAGGCTGTGGCGATATTCCCCGCCATAAAGCCATTAAAGGCACGCGCAATAAACAACATCATCAGGCTTTCAGCAAAACCAAGCCAGACGTAGCTCACGATGGAGCCCAACAAAGACAACAGCAATACAGGACGGCGACCATAGCGATCACTTAAGCGCCCAAGAATAGGGGCTGAAATCAACTGCGTGATGGAATAGGTCGCCAGCAACAAAGTCACCACATCAGGGCTTGCCTGAAAATGTTCACCAAAAAACGGCAATAGAGGAATGACAATGCCAAAACCAACAAGGTCGATAAACACGACAAGAAATAAAACAAACATGTTGGGGCGTCCCTCTTATTAGAAACTTCTTTTATCCGAATGGGGCCTTATGCATAACAAATTTGGCTGAATAAGGGCAATGCTAATTTAGAAAGCTTATAAAGTTAACGTTGCGTCAGCTTCAACTCAATCCGGCGGTTACGACGTCGGGCAATTTCATCGGCGCGATCATCTAGTGGCTGAAATTCCCCAAAGCCTGTTGCCGCTAACCGATTTGCCGGTATCCCCTGCTTAATCAGTTCTTTCACCACAGAAATGGCACGTTGCGTAGACAGCTCCCAGTTAGAGGGGAACTTGCTGGTTGCAATCGGAATATTATCCGTATGTCCATCCACACGTAAAATCCAGTCGATCTTGCCCGGAATGCGGGACGCAATATCTTTTAAAGTCCTTGCCAATTGCTGAAGCTGGAACTGTCCGGCAGGTTCCAGCGTGGCTTCACCTGAATTAAACAGCACTTCGGACTGGAACACAAAACGATCGCCCACAATGCGAATGCCTGACTGATTACCCAAAAGCTGGCGCAGCTCCCCAAAAAACTCTGAACGATATTTTGATAATTCCTGCACCTTGGTCGCAAGGGCTGCATTCAACCGTTTCCCCAAGGAACGGATTTGTGCTTTCTGATTTTTATTCAAGGTTTCTGAGGCTTGCAGGGCTTCCTGAATGGCAGCTAACTGTTCGCGCAGGCTTGCCAATTGCTTGTTCATCAAAGCTTGCTGGGCTTGTGCGCTGTCAGCCAGTTTGCGTTCTTCAACAATCTCACCATCTTTTCTCTCAAGCTTGGCGGCCTGTTCCTTGACCTGTTTGGTCAATTCATCGCGCAAAGCTTCAAGGGCCGCTGCATCTTGTTGCAACTTGGCAATTTCCGCCAATTTCAATTCGATGGTTTCTTTATCGGCCTCAATAATCTGGAAAGCATCTTCCAGCTGGGTTGTTATGCGAGCATTATCTTCTTGCAGGGATTTGACCTTCACAGTGAATTCATCACGCATCTTCACCGATGCCTGTAATTCAGATGACAGGCTGGCCATATTGGCACGCAGGTCTTTATTGGCCTTACGTTCCAGATTCAACAGCTCGCTCAGCTCTCCCATATCAGTGCTAAGCTTTTCCAGTGTATTTTCACGCCCAGACAGGGTCTCACTGAGGAAAATCTGGGCAAGGACAAAGATCATCAGCAAAAAGATAATGACCATCAACAAGGTTGCCAAAGCATCAACAAAGCCCGGCCAGATATTATCCTGTTGAATTCGTCTGCGTCGCCCCAGCGCCATATTATGTATCCTTGGCTGCGATGGTACGAGCCAACAGGCGGATTTCCTGGCGCACCTGAGAAATCATTTCTTCACGTCCGGCTGACATATCTTCCACCAGCCGCTGGGTATAAATATCAATATTGCGCAGATGGCTCTTACTGGTATCATCCAGACCACCGCCTGTACCACTGGTCCCATTGACCATTTTGTCCAACAAGGCTTTTTGCGCCAATTGACCTTCCGCCAGCTTCGCCATCAGGGCCTGTTCAGTGCGCATGGTATCACTGAGCGTGCCAAGCTTGGAAGTCAGTTCCATGAACTGGGCATTGGCTGCGGCCTTGTTTTCTTCCCCCTTGGTCATGGTGCGTTGCAATTTTTCCAGGCTATCAGCCGTTTGTTCCAACAATGCCTGCACATAGGCAGGAACAGACTGATCACCGCCCGCATCAGAAAGTGCCCCGCTGGATAAGCGCGTCTGACTTGCCAGCCAGTCTTCAAGGTCTGTGTAAAAACGATTTTGCGACTGCCCCATTTGCAGATCAAGGAAGCCAAGCACCAGCGATCCTGCCAAACCAAATAGGGAAGAACTAAAGGCCGTGCCCATCCCTTCAATCGGAGCTTCCAACCCGCGTTTCAAATCATTAAAGACAGCGCCCAAATCCCCGCCTGTGCCAATGGTCAAATTACTGATGACATCACCAACAGACCCAACCGTACTTAACAAACCCCAAAATGTCCCCAGCAGGCCAAGGAAAATCAACAGGCCGATATTATAACGTGACAGGTCGCGCTGTTCTTCCAAACGGGTGGCAATCCCATCAAGCAAAGAACGCGTCGAAAGGGCTGATAAGGTAAACTGACCGCCCTCACGTTCCCCCAGCATGGTTGCCATCGGGGCCAGCAAATGAGGCTGGGCACTTGAACTCGCCGTCGGACGGTCTGATTTAAATTCTTCGATCCAGCGCACTTCAGGATTGAGCATCAAGACCTGACGAAAGCTGTTCATGATGCCAATCAGCAAAACACCCAGAATCAAGCCATTCAATGCCGGATTGGCAAAAAAGGCTTCTTGCAGCTGCCCATAAAGCAGAAAGGCCGCTGCGCCCACTGCAACGAGAAAGAATATCATCCGAATAAGATATCGTTGGGGGCGGGTCATCTGTCGGCTCCTGACCTGTTATATAGCTACATCAATTGATTAAGCTAGAATTCTTTGACTTTACACAAATACATCATCGTAATTTTTAATCAAAATTACTTGAAGTTTGCTATATTTGATTAGGCTTAACGTGGCGCAATTTGAACATCCACACGATCAAACGGTTC
This sequence is a window from Terasakiella sp. SH-1. Protein-coding genes within it:
- the rpmE gene encoding 50S ribosomal protein L31, with amino-acid sequence MQKDIHPDYHTITVQMTDGSTFETRSTWGKEGDVMKLDIDPKSHPAWTGVHRLLDSGGQLAKFNKRFSGFGIK
- a CDS encoding peptidoglycan -binding protein; this translates as MALGRRRRIQQDNIWPGFVDALATLLMVIIFLLMIFVLAQIFLSETLSGRENTLEKLSTDMGELSELLNLERKANKDLRANMASLSSELQASVKMRDEFTVKVKSLQEDNARITTQLEDAFQIIEADKETIELKLAEIAKLQQDAAALEALRDELTKQVKEQAAKLERKDGEIVEERKLADSAQAQQALMNKQLASLREQLAAIQEALQASETLNKNQKAQIRSLGKRLNAALATKVQELSKYRSEFFGELRQLLGNQSGIRIVGDRFVFQSEVLFNSGEATLEPAGQFQLQQLARTLKDIASRIPGKIDWILRVDGHTDNIPIATSKFPSNWELSTQRAISVVKELIKQGIPANRLAATGFGEFQPLDDRADEIARRRNRRIELKLTQR
- a CDS encoding asparaginase; protein product: MNPVLVEVTRGDTVESRHSGAFCVSNGAGDILLSQGDIDQPVFPRSSIKAIQALAMMESGAADAFGFSDEELALACASHGGEVAHTGVAQSMLNKMGLTKELLQCGSHWPMNEEAGRALAMEGETPNPLHNNCSGKHSGFLAYLKHMKVTPRGYTQIDHPLQQAIKKALEEVCETDLSNAPVGIDGCDIPTWAIPLKNLALGFAKYSDPVTYFTPERAKAVTRLNKAIFTYPYMVAGKDRYDTSLMEAFPSQVFAKVGAEGVFTAFIPKRDIGIAVKCDDGAFRGAEHILTAVLEDLKIFSKDDFDKAGIAHLYATPLLNRNGKVVGEVRRAF
- a CDS encoding flagellar motor protein MotA; its protein translation is MTRPQRYLIRMIFFLVAVGAAAFLLYGQLQEAFFANPALNGLILGVLLIGIMNSFRQVLMLNPEVRWIEEFKSDRPTASSSAQPHLLAPMATMLGEREGGQFTLSALSTRSLLDGIATRLEEQRDLSRYNIGLLIFLGLLGTFWGLLSTVGSVGDVISNLTIGTGGDLGAVFNDLKRGLEAPIEGMGTAFSSSLFGLAGSLVLGFLDLQMGQSQNRFYTDLEDWLASQTRLSSGALSDAGGDQSVPAYVQALLEQTADSLEKLQRTMTKGEENKAAANAQFMELTSKLGTLSDTMRTEQALMAKLAEGQLAQKALLDKMVNGTSGTGGGLDDTSKSHLRNIDIYTQRLVEDMSAGREEMISQVRQEIRLLARTIAAKDT
- the cyaY gene encoding iron donor protein CyaY, which encodes MSLDESQYHKLADELLEMLFDGLDEAIGDEADVDLQDGILNIEFDAGGVYIINKNAPNKEIWLASPKSGASHYAYKEGAWMGTRADVNLLELLNDELKVSLS
- a CDS encoding MFS transporter, with the translated sequence MFVLFLVVFIDLVGFGIVIPLLPFFGEHFQASPDVVTLLLATYSITQLISAPILGRLSDRYGRRPVLLLSLLGSIVSYVWLGFAESLMMLFIARAFNGFMAGNIATAFAYITDITTPENRAKGMGVIGAAFGLGFIMGPAIGGILAGSDPANANFQLPALCAAVLSAIAFVIALVKLKESLSDEIREKIAALGPRNHWKSFFETLTRPRLGLLVMLSFGCIFVFAGMETTFAMWTRREFNWGPEQNGYLFAFLGVISAVIQGGLIGRLSKKFGEGKLVVFGTLCLGLGLGLIPFCETTVMLAGATMILAIGFALSTPSLNSLISLEAAETERGAVMGATRSAVTLARVLGPISAGVLFAQMGRDMPYFAGMGIMLVITVIAFAKLGSSRAPKAVEATE
- a CDS encoding DUF2336 domain-containing protein, translated to MIDRKLVHKENLSYEEMQQLAAHPDVRVRCQLAERRDLRPEILYFLAEDKEIEVRRCIAVNPTTPRQADLLLARDCEEKVRVGLTEKIAKLAPDISDAERDKIKSLTYDALMVLSRDQATLVRQILSETLKDVADAPKGLIKQLAKDIELVVAGPVLQFSPVLSDEDLLEIISSSYADGALSAISKRNFVSEAISDAVIATNEVTAIGDLLGNDSAQIREDALDLLADRAKDVAAWHAPLVHRPQLSANAAKRMAYYLADNLLAVLEKRKDLPEDVIDMIKGEVKKRIDDEEQLGLEAEEQKVDPFDEVMKLHVSGQLNEDKVMDWMDEGQWDYVSSALAVMAEVSRHSVKKIVTAQSAKGIMSLVWKAGLEATLAESLQFKLAKIPIKNIRKATPDGEFSLTEDEMNWHLELFSDGY